From Tripterygium wilfordii isolate XIE 37 chromosome 13, ASM1340144v1, whole genome shotgun sequence, the proteins below share one genomic window:
- the LOC120013167 gene encoding probable galacturonosyltransferase 7 isoform X2, translating into MSITSISDPDLRLYRSRSGPVVELQRCKPICLHTDCSKPVAYPYDQPSSTTNVLIDNSHDSKEKHESPVNETRVKEILDKIPPILPQGLWNRSNEPLNETIDTAPSGTSTGKKGSSTADVVQQLPTDTNDAKTGTDPANAYGRGGVDEYGKGGVDENINSCEVSFGTYCLWRGKNREETNGEMNASMVKKLKDRLFVARAYYPSIAKLPAQNKLSRELKQNIQELERVLSESSTDAVLQPGIEKKLRKMEAAIARAKSCPVDCGNVDKKLRQILDLTLDEATFHMKQSIFLYQLAVRTMPKGLHCLSMNQTVEYFKSPLKDMELSLAGKYSDPTLQHYVVFSKNVLASSVVINSTVTHARESGNLVFHVLTDQQNYFAMKLWFFRNMYKDAAVQVLNIEHLNMDSHAEATDIKMSMPREFRVSFSSVDNQPSKNIRTEYITTFSPSHYLLPEIFKSLEKVLVLNDDVVVQQDLSSLWNLNMGGKVNGAVQFCSVRLGLLKSYLGENNADENACVWMSGLNIIDLARWRELDLTKIYWRFVQEVKLREKSVGDHELAANLLTFQDTVYALDDWALSGLGHDFWIDVRDIENAAVLHYNGDMKPWLNMGIPKYKTYWNKFLNREDEFLLACNVNA; encoded by the exons ATGAGCATAACATCAATATCAGATCCAGATTTAAGATTATATAGAAGCCGATCTGGCCCTGTGGTAGAGTTACAACGGTGTAAGCCGATCTGCCTGCATACTGATTGTTCCAAACCTGTCG CATACCCGTATGATCAACCAAGTTCGACTACT AATGTCCTTATAGACAACTCGCATGACTCTAAG GAGAAACATGAGAGCCCTGTAAATGAGACCCGTGTAAAAGAGATACTTGACAAAATACCGCCAATCCTTCCACAG GGTTTGTGGAACAGGTCAAATGAACCATTAAATGAAACCATTGATACGGCTCCAAGTGGAACTAGTACAGGAAAGAAAG GTAGTTCAACAGCAGATGTTGTGCAGCAACTTCCTACTGATACAAAT GATGCTAAAACTGGCACTGATCCGGCCAATGCATATGGAAGAGGTGGTGTTGATGAATATGGAAAGGGTGGTGTTgatgaaaatataaattcatgTGAGGTGAGCTTTGGGACCTATTGCCTTTGGCGTGGAAAGAACAGAGAGGAAACAAATGGAGAAATGAATGCTTCTATGGTGAAGAAATTAAAGGACCGACTTTTTGTTGCCAGGGCATACTACCCTAGCATAGCTAAACTTCCTGCTCAAAATAAGTTGTCTCGtgaattgaaacaaaacattcAAGAATTGGAGCGCGTTCTCAGTGAAAGTTCTACTGATGCTGTTCTTCAACCGGG AATTGAGAAGAAGTTACGTAAGATGGAAGCTGCCATAGCCAGAGCTAAATCATGCCCCGTTGATTGCGGTAATGTTGATAAGAAGTTGAGACAAATACTTGACTTGACCTTAGATGAAGCAACCTTTCACATGAAGCAGAGTATTTTCCTCTACCAACTAGCAGTCCGGACCATGCCAAAGGGTCTCCATTGCCTTTCAATGAATCAAACAGTGGAATATTTTAAATCACCTTTGAAGGACATGGAACTCTCTTTAGCTGGGAAATATTCAGACCCCACTCTGCAACACTATGTTGTCTTCTCCAAGAATGTACTTGCATCATCCGTCGTAATAAACTCAACTGTTACGCATGCAAGA GAAAGTGGGAACCTAGTCTTTCATGTGCTGACAGATCAACAGAATTACTTTGCGATGAAACTATGGTTCTTCAGAAATATGTATAAGGATGCTGCGGTTCAAGTTCTGAATATTGAACATCTTAACATGGATTCTCATGCTGAGGCAACTGACATAAAAATGTCCATGCCTAGGGAGTTTCGTGTTTCTTTTTCAAGTGTTGATAACCAACCGTCAAAAAATATTAGAACGGAATACATAACTACCTTTTCTCCTTCTCACTACCTTCTACCTGAGATATTCAAGAGTTTAGAGAAAGTTCTGGTTTTGAATGATGATGTTGTCGTCCAACAAGACTTGTCTTCCCTATGGAATCTTAACATGGGAGGAAAGGTAAATGGTGCTGTTCAATTCTGCTCTGTGAGATTGGGCCTGCTGAAGAGTTACCTGGGGGAAAACAATGCTGATGAAAATGCCTGCGTTTGGATGTCTGGACTAAATATAATTGATCTGGCCAGGTGGAGAGAGCTTGATCTTACTAAGATATACTGGAGATTTGTCCAAGAG GTGAAGTTACGGGAGAAATCAGTTGGAGATCATGAATTGGCTGCAAACTTGCTCACTTTTCAGGATACAGTTTATGCTCTTGATGATTGGGCTTTGTCAGGACTAGGTCATGACTTTTGGATTGATGTTCGAGACATTGAAAATGCTGCTGTGCTGCATTATAATGGGGACATGAAACCATGGCTAAATATGGGAATTCCCAAGTATAAAACATACTGGAATAAGTTTCTGAATAGAGAAGATGAATTTTTGCTTGCTTGTAATGTCAATGCATAA
- the LOC120013167 gene encoding probable galacturonosyltransferase 7 isoform X3, whose protein sequence is MKPLIRLQVELVQERKDAKTGTDPANAYGRGGVDEYGKGGVDENINSCEVSFGTYCLWRGKNREETNGEMNASMVKKLKDRLFVARAYYPSIAKLPAQNKLSRELKQNIQELERVLSESSTDAVLQPGIEKKLRKMEAAIARAKSCPVDCGNVDKKLRQILDLTLDEATFHMKQSIFLYQLAVRTMPKGLHCLSMNQTVEYFKSPLKDMELSLAGKYSDPTLQHYVVFSKNVLASSVVINSTVTHARESGNLVFHVLTDQQNYFAMKLWFFRNMYKDAAVQVLNIEHLNMDSHAEATDIKMSMPREFRVSFSSVDNQPSKNIRTEYITTFSPSHYLLPEIFKSLEKVLVLNDDVVVQQDLSSLWNLNMGGKVNGAVQFCSVRLGLLKSYLGENNADENACVWMSGLNIIDLARWRELDLTKIYWRFVQEVKLREKSVGDHELAANLLTFQDTVYALDDWALSGLGHDFWIDVRDIENAAVLHYNGDMKPWLNMGIPKYKTYWNKFLNREDEFLLACNVNA, encoded by the exons ATGAAACCATTGATACGGCTCCAAGTGGAACTAGTACAGGAAAGAAAG GATGCTAAAACTGGCACTGATCCGGCCAATGCATATGGAAGAGGTGGTGTTGATGAATATGGAAAGGGTGGTGTTgatgaaaatataaattcatgTGAGGTGAGCTTTGGGACCTATTGCCTTTGGCGTGGAAAGAACAGAGAGGAAACAAATGGAGAAATGAATGCTTCTATGGTGAAGAAATTAAAGGACCGACTTTTTGTTGCCAGGGCATACTACCCTAGCATAGCTAAACTTCCTGCTCAAAATAAGTTGTCTCGtgaattgaaacaaaacattcAAGAATTGGAGCGCGTTCTCAGTGAAAGTTCTACTGATGCTGTTCTTCAACCGGG AATTGAGAAGAAGTTACGTAAGATGGAAGCTGCCATAGCCAGAGCTAAATCATGCCCCGTTGATTGCGGTAATGTTGATAAGAAGTTGAGACAAATACTTGACTTGACCTTAGATGAAGCAACCTTTCACATGAAGCAGAGTATTTTCCTCTACCAACTAGCAGTCCGGACCATGCCAAAGGGTCTCCATTGCCTTTCAATGAATCAAACAGTGGAATATTTTAAATCACCTTTGAAGGACATGGAACTCTCTTTAGCTGGGAAATATTCAGACCCCACTCTGCAACACTATGTTGTCTTCTCCAAGAATGTACTTGCATCATCCGTCGTAATAAACTCAACTGTTACGCATGCAAGA GAAAGTGGGAACCTAGTCTTTCATGTGCTGACAGATCAACAGAATTACTTTGCGATGAAACTATGGTTCTTCAGAAATATGTATAAGGATGCTGCGGTTCAAGTTCTGAATATTGAACATCTTAACATGGATTCTCATGCTGAGGCAACTGACATAAAAATGTCCATGCCTAGGGAGTTTCGTGTTTCTTTTTCAAGTGTTGATAACCAACCGTCAAAAAATATTAGAACGGAATACATAACTACCTTTTCTCCTTCTCACTACCTTCTACCTGAGATATTCAAGAGTTTAGAGAAAGTTCTGGTTTTGAATGATGATGTTGTCGTCCAACAAGACTTGTCTTCCCTATGGAATCTTAACATGGGAGGAAAGGTAAATGGTGCTGTTCAATTCTGCTCTGTGAGATTGGGCCTGCTGAAGAGTTACCTGGGGGAAAACAATGCTGATGAAAATGCCTGCGTTTGGATGTCTGGACTAAATATAATTGATCTGGCCAGGTGGAGAGAGCTTGATCTTACTAAGATATACTGGAGATTTGTCCAAGAG GTGAAGTTACGGGAGAAATCAGTTGGAGATCATGAATTGGCTGCAAACTTGCTCACTTTTCAGGATACAGTTTATGCTCTTGATGATTGGGCTTTGTCAGGACTAGGTCATGACTTTTGGATTGATGTTCGAGACATTGAAAATGCTGCTGTGCTGCATTATAATGGGGACATGAAACCATGGCTAAATATGGGAATTCCCAAGTATAAAACATACTGGAATAAGTTTCTGAATAGAGAAGATGAATTTTTGCTTGCTTGTAATGTCAATGCATAA
- the LOC120013167 gene encoding probable galacturonosyltransferase 7 isoform X1 — protein sequence MKVGGGGGVYSGKRRCNGLVVGVLCLVILSLLVPLIGLHNAFHSGAYPYDQPSSTTNVLIDNSHDSKEKHESPVNETRVKEILDKIPPILPQGLWNRSNEPLNETIDTAPSGTSTGKKGSSTADVVQQLPTDTNDAKTGTDPANAYGRGGVDEYGKGGVDENINSCEVSFGTYCLWRGKNREETNGEMNASMVKKLKDRLFVARAYYPSIAKLPAQNKLSRELKQNIQELERVLSESSTDAVLQPGIEKKLRKMEAAIARAKSCPVDCGNVDKKLRQILDLTLDEATFHMKQSIFLYQLAVRTMPKGLHCLSMNQTVEYFKSPLKDMELSLAGKYSDPTLQHYVVFSKNVLASSVVINSTVTHARESGNLVFHVLTDQQNYFAMKLWFFRNMYKDAAVQVLNIEHLNMDSHAEATDIKMSMPREFRVSFSSVDNQPSKNIRTEYITTFSPSHYLLPEIFKSLEKVLVLNDDVVVQQDLSSLWNLNMGGKVNGAVQFCSVRLGLLKSYLGENNADENACVWMSGLNIIDLARWRELDLTKIYWRFVQEVKLREKSVGDHELAANLLTFQDTVYALDDWALSGLGHDFWIDVRDIENAAVLHYNGDMKPWLNMGIPKYKTYWNKFLNREDEFLLACNVNA from the exons GTCATCCTCTCTCTGCTTGTTCCTCTCATAGGCCTTCACAATGCCTTTCACTCTGGCG CATACCCGTATGATCAACCAAGTTCGACTACT AATGTCCTTATAGACAACTCGCATGACTCTAAG GAGAAACATGAGAGCCCTGTAAATGAGACCCGTGTAAAAGAGATACTTGACAAAATACCGCCAATCCTTCCACAG GGTTTGTGGAACAGGTCAAATGAACCATTAAATGAAACCATTGATACGGCTCCAAGTGGAACTAGTACAGGAAAGAAAG GTAGTTCAACAGCAGATGTTGTGCAGCAACTTCCTACTGATACAAAT GATGCTAAAACTGGCACTGATCCGGCCAATGCATATGGAAGAGGTGGTGTTGATGAATATGGAAAGGGTGGTGTTgatgaaaatataaattcatgTGAGGTGAGCTTTGGGACCTATTGCCTTTGGCGTGGAAAGAACAGAGAGGAAACAAATGGAGAAATGAATGCTTCTATGGTGAAGAAATTAAAGGACCGACTTTTTGTTGCCAGGGCATACTACCCTAGCATAGCTAAACTTCCTGCTCAAAATAAGTTGTCTCGtgaattgaaacaaaacattcAAGAATTGGAGCGCGTTCTCAGTGAAAGTTCTACTGATGCTGTTCTTCAACCGGG AATTGAGAAGAAGTTACGTAAGATGGAAGCTGCCATAGCCAGAGCTAAATCATGCCCCGTTGATTGCGGTAATGTTGATAAGAAGTTGAGACAAATACTTGACTTGACCTTAGATGAAGCAACCTTTCACATGAAGCAGAGTATTTTCCTCTACCAACTAGCAGTCCGGACCATGCCAAAGGGTCTCCATTGCCTTTCAATGAATCAAACAGTGGAATATTTTAAATCACCTTTGAAGGACATGGAACTCTCTTTAGCTGGGAAATATTCAGACCCCACTCTGCAACACTATGTTGTCTTCTCCAAGAATGTACTTGCATCATCCGTCGTAATAAACTCAACTGTTACGCATGCAAGA GAAAGTGGGAACCTAGTCTTTCATGTGCTGACAGATCAACAGAATTACTTTGCGATGAAACTATGGTTCTTCAGAAATATGTATAAGGATGCTGCGGTTCAAGTTCTGAATATTGAACATCTTAACATGGATTCTCATGCTGAGGCAACTGACATAAAAATGTCCATGCCTAGGGAGTTTCGTGTTTCTTTTTCAAGTGTTGATAACCAACCGTCAAAAAATATTAGAACGGAATACATAACTACCTTTTCTCCTTCTCACTACCTTCTACCTGAGATATTCAAGAGTTTAGAGAAAGTTCTGGTTTTGAATGATGATGTTGTCGTCCAACAAGACTTGTCTTCCCTATGGAATCTTAACATGGGAGGAAAGGTAAATGGTGCTGTTCAATTCTGCTCTGTGAGATTGGGCCTGCTGAAGAGTTACCTGGGGGAAAACAATGCTGATGAAAATGCCTGCGTTTGGATGTCTGGACTAAATATAATTGATCTGGCCAGGTGGAGAGAGCTTGATCTTACTAAGATATACTGGAGATTTGTCCAAGAG GTGAAGTTACGGGAGAAATCAGTTGGAGATCATGAATTGGCTGCAAACTTGCTCACTTTTCAGGATACAGTTTATGCTCTTGATGATTGGGCTTTGTCAGGACTAGGTCATGACTTTTGGATTGATGTTCGAGACATTGAAAATGCTGCTGTGCTGCATTATAATGGGGACATGAAACCATGGCTAAATATGGGAATTCCCAAGTATAAAACATACTGGAATAAGTTTCTGAATAGAGAAGATGAATTTTTGCTTGCTTGTAATGTCAATGCATAA